One Bacillus sp. E(2018) genomic window, CTTGAAGCGATGGGTGTTGACTATATCGATGAGAGTGAAGTTCTAACGCCAGCGGATGAAGTTTTCCACTTATTGAAGAGCGATTACACAGTTCCTTTCGTATGTGGAGCACGTGATCTTGGAGAGGCGTCACGCCGTATCGCTGAAGGTGCATCTATGCTTCGTACAAAAGGTGAGCCTGGAACAGGCAACATCGTTGAAGCGGTACGCCACATGAGAATGATTCAAGGGCAGATTCGCAAAGTAGTTGCTATGAGCGAAGACGAGTTGATGACAGAAGCTAAGAACTTAGGCGCACCATTTGAAGTTCTTCTTCAAATTAAAAAAGCGGGCAAACTTCCTGTCGTTAACTTTGCAGCAGGCGGAATTGCAACACCAGCGGATGCAGCGCTTATGATGGAACTTGGCGCTGATGGCGTATTCGTCGGATCAGGAATCTTCAAGTCTGAGAACCCAGAAAAGTTTGCTCGTGCGATCGTTGAAGCGACAACTCACTACCAAGACTACAAACTAATCGCTGAACTATCTAAAGGTCTCGGAACGGCAATGAAGGGAATCGACATCTCAACGCTAGCTCACGGTGAGCGCATGCAGGAGCGAGGCTGGTAAAGCCATGCTGAAAATCGGAGTATTAGCCTTACAAGGTGCGGTACGCGAACATGTAGCAGCGATTGAAGCAAGTGGAGCAGAAGCTGTAGCGGTAAAGCGTATCGATGAACTATCAGACTTAGACGGTTTAGTGATACCAGGCGGCGAAAGTACAGCGATGAGACGATTGATCGATAAATATCATTTCCTAGAACCTTTAAAGAAGTTTGCTCAAAACAAACCAGTTTTCGGAACATGTGCAGGACTGATCTTGATGGCGAAACGCATCCAAGGACAAGATACAGCACACCTTGAACTGATCGATATGACGGTTGAGCGCAATGCGTTCGGGCGCCAGGTGGACAGTTTTGAAGCAGATCTCATGATCCATGGTGTAGGGGAAGATTATACGGGCGTATTTATCCGAGCACCATTTATTATTGAAGTCGGACCGGAAGTTGAAATTCTATCGAAGCATAACGACCGAATCGTAGCGGCTAAACAAGGACATTTCCTATGTGCAGCATTCCATCCAGAGCTGACCGACGACTACAGGCTTCATCAATATTTTGTAAAAATGGTACAATCGTCTAAAGAAGTAGTTGCATAAAATACAAAAATGCTGTACATTACTATAAAATCATTATAAAAAATCAATGACAGGAACTAGTAGCAAAATTAACTTTGTTTAGAGAGTCG contains:
- the pdxT gene encoding pyridoxal 5'-phosphate synthase glutaminase subunit PdxT, with protein sequence MLKIGVLALQGAVREHVAAIEASGAEAVAVKRIDELSDLDGLVIPGGESTAMRRLIDKYHFLEPLKKFAQNKPVFGTCAGLILMAKRIQGQDTAHLELIDMTVERNAFGRQVDSFEADLMIHGVGEDYTGVFIRAPFIIEVGPEVEILSKHNDRIVAAKQGHFLCAAFHPELTDDYRLHQYFVKMVQSSKEVVA
- the pdxS gene encoding pyridoxal 5'-phosphate synthase lyase subunit PdxS, which codes for MLKTGTERVKRGMAEMQKGGVIMDVVNAEQARIAEAAGAVAVMALERVPSDIRAAGGVARMADPTITEEVLNAVSIPVMAKARIGHIVEARVLEAMGVDYIDESEVLTPADEVFHLLKSDYTVPFVCGARDLGEASRRIAEGASMLRTKGEPGTGNIVEAVRHMRMIQGQIRKVVAMSEDELMTEAKNLGAPFEVLLQIKKAGKLPVVNFAAGGIATPADAALMMELGADGVFVGSGIFKSENPEKFARAIVEATTHYQDYKLIAELSKGLGTAMKGIDISTLAHGERMQERGW